The Ignavibacteria bacterium genome has a segment encoding these proteins:
- the apaG gene encoding Co2+/Mg2+ efflux protein ApaG: MTHYTATTEQITITVRPIYLAGQSDIIAHKFVFAYFVRIENHSEQPIQLLRRHWFIYDSSGDMKEVEGAGVVGMQPIILPGKAYEYNSFCILESFEGYMEGTYLFLRNNGEQFSTTIPRFTLRAMAN, translated from the coding sequence ATGACACATTACACTGCAACAACAGAACAAATCACTATAACAGTGCGACCTATCTATCTTGCAGGTCAATCGGATATTATCGCACACAAATTCGTCTTTGCGTATTTCGTACGAATCGAAAACCATAGCGAACAACCAATTCAACTACTGCGAAGACATTGGTTTATTTACGATTCTTCCGGTGATATGAAAGAAGTAGAAGGCGCAGGTGTCGTTGGAATGCAGCCGATTATCTTACCGGGAAAAGCGTATGAATACAATAGTTTTTGCATTCTGGAATCGTTCGAAGGATATATGGAAGGAACGTATTTGTTCCTACGAAATAACGGCGAACAGTTTTCTACAACTATTCCTCGCTTTACGTTACGAGCTATGGCAAATTAA